In a single window of the Raphanus sativus cultivar WK10039 chromosome 9, ASM80110v3, whole genome shotgun sequence genome:
- the LOC108824951 gene encoding F-box/kelch-repeat protein At3g13680-like produces the protein MTTMSNLPEELVREILSRVPLTSLRQLRCTCRTWNALSKTQVFGKKEARNRFLGFTVMNNRLCSLRLELQGLLNEGELVHQSTKQIGKFDGTKMYKVRHCDGLLLCVHKNCNNIVVWNPYLSQTRCIPTRCDFGLNDVFGFGYANKNRNHKILRVLRGRFIRLALYDLKSDSWRVLDIEPYINLDIWESGVSLKGNTYFVAQQYAVDVLYCFDFTTERFRPPLQFPKEAEYVVLSCVRDEKLAVLYQLEKTMEIWITTKIEHDDVSWSMFLKVETTPLNGFPDDFSNDTDAETFFIDEEKKVAVVSDVWEDEPTKDETCYSQTAHIIGQDGYLKSTTCPKYRVEEALVFSSYVPSLVQVGINQRSKRKHKDCL, from the coding sequence ATGACGACAATGTCAAATCTTCCAGAGGAATTGGTAAGGGAGATACTCTCTAGAGTTCCATTGACATCTCTGAGACAATTGCGATGTACTTGTAGAACGTGGAACGCTTTATCGAAAACTCAGGTTTTTGGTAAAAAAGAAGCAAGGAATCGGTTTCTAGGGTTCACGGTGATGAATAATAGGCTTTGTTCCTTGAGACTTGAACTCCAAGGACTCCTCAACGAAGGAGAATTGGTTCATCAATCTACAAAGCAAATAGGTAAATTTGATGGAACCAAGATGTATAAAGTTCGTCACTGTGATGGCCTATTGTTATGCGTCCATAAAAACTGCAACAACATCGTGGTGTGGAACCCGTATCTGAGTCAAACCAGATGTATTCCAACGAGATGTGATTTCGGATTAAATGACGTGTTTGGTTTCGGGTACGCCAACAAGAACCGTAACCACAAAATCTTAAGGGTTTTGCGTGGCAGATTTATACGTTTGGCATTGTATGATTTGAAGTCTGATTCATGGAGGGTTCTTGATATCGAACCATACATCAATCtagatatttgggaaagtggagTGTCTTTGAAGGGAAACACCTATTTTGTTGCTCAACAGTACGCAGTAGACGTTTTATACTGTTTCGATTTTACGACAGAGAGATTTCGTCCGCCTCTGCAGTTTCCGAAGGAAGCAGAATACGTGGTTCTATCTTGTGTTAGAGATGAGAAGCTTGCTGTGTTATATCAACTTGAGAAGACAATGGAGATTTGGATCACAACTAAGATTGAGCACGATGATGTATCTTGGAGCATGTTTTTGAAAGTGGAGACAACACCGCTCAATGGTTTTCCTGATGACTTTAGTAATGACACTGACGCTGAGACCTTCTTCATTGACGAGGAGAAGAAAGTCGCTGTGGTTTCTGATGTATGGGAAGATGAACCAACCAAGGACGAGACATGTTACTCTCAAACGGCTCACATCATTGGACAAGATGGATATCTAAAATCTACAACATGTCCAAAGTATAGAGTTGAAGAAGCACTTGTGTTCTCTTCTTATGTTCCAAGTTTAGTTCAAGTAGGAATCAACCAACGGAGCAAGAGGAAACACAAAGATTGCttgtaa